Below is a genomic region from Spartinivicinus marinus.
ACTGTTTAGCCTGGCTAAGCGCATTTTGGCCAGTACATGCGTCTACTACCAGCATCACTTCATGGGGAGCGGTTCCATCTAGCTTTTGGATAACCCGCTTCACCTTTTTCAACTCTTCCATTAGGTTATCTTTGTTGTGTAGGCGCCCTGCGGTATCGGCAATCAATACATCAACGTTTCTGGCCTTGGCTGCTTCTACAGCATCATAAATAACAGAAGCACTGTCTGCTCCAGTATGTTGTGCAATAACCGGTATTTCATTGCGATCACCCCATACCTGCAACTGCTCAACAGCAGCTGCACGGAATGTATCCCCAGCAGCCAACATGACTTTCTTGTCTTCTAACTGTAACCGCTTTGCCAGCTTACCAATAGTTGTGGTCTTACCTACACCATTTACGCCCACCACTAAGATGACATATGGCTGTTTCGACTCATCAATAACCAATTGTTCATTGGATGGCTCAAGCTGGGTACGCAACTCTTTTTTAAGTGCATTTAATAAGGCATCAGCATCATCCAGCTCTTTATACTTGATGCGCTGGGTTAAACCTTCAACAATTTCTGTCGTGGCTGCAATCCCCACATCAGCCATCAGTAGCTGTGTTTCGAGCTCTTCCAGTAAATCATCATCAATTTCTTTTTTACCAATGAAAAGCGTGGTTACCCCTTCTACAAAGCTAGAACGGGTTTTACTCAGGCCTTTTTTCATTCGCGAAAAAAAGCCTGCTTTCTTCGGCTTAGCTTGCTCTTCTGTTGTCTTTGCTGCTAAGGCTTCAGCTATTGAAGGCTCCGTGGGTGAAACTGTAACTTTTTCAGTAGCAGTAGCAGTCTGCTGAAGGCTAGCAGGCGCAACATCCTGGTTAACAGTATTAGGTTGAGCTTGCGTTGATGGCTGCTCTATTGGCTCAGCAGCGTTGGTTTCTATGGTTTCTGTGGCTGTTGCAGCTTGTTTGGCCAAACTTTCAGCTGCTTGCACAGCTTCTACCGTAGACTTATCATCAACAGGCAAATGAGTTTCAGCATTCTCAACAACTGTACTTGCATCATTGCTGGTTACTGTTTGTTCGACAGTTGTGGGCTGTTCATTAGCCTGCTCTGCCTTAGCTTCAACCTGCTCAGCTGTAGCTTCTTGCTTGTGCTTACGACCAAACTGCCAAAAGCGCTTTTTTGGCTTTTCTTGGTCTGTGTTTACGGTTTGCTCATCAGGGCTAGCCGCAGAATTGGAAGTCGTTTTCTTCCCTTTACGTGAACCAAACATATCTATTACGTAATCTATTGCTTGCGGGGTGATTCCCAAGTTTACAGAAGTTTTTAAGCTTGCCCGTTACTCAATAAAAACAACAAATACGGTCATATTTGAGTACTTAGCAGCTGTATCGGTTTGATAAATCTATACTGGATATCGTAACACTTCTCATAGTTTGGGGGTACGAAAAATCGCTGACTTAAGGAATCGTTTGATGAACTGGCACCCGCTTAATACATTGATGACAGTAGTATGGCTAAGTCTACTAGCCACTTTATCCTATGCTAAGCCAACCATTACCCATGAATTTAAGCTGGAGAATGGGCTAAAACTGATCGTGCGAGAAGACCACCGCGCCCCTGTCGTTGTTTCAATGGTGTGGTACAAAGTGGGTGGCAGCTATGAGCCATTAGGGCTGACTGGGGTATCTCATGTGTTAGAACACATGATGTTCAAGGACACCAAAAAATTAAAGACAGGTGAATTTTCCAGAATCATGGCCAGAATTGGTGCTCAAGATAATGCTTTTACCAGTAAAGATGCTACCAGCTATCACCAAATGTTAAGTGCAGAGCGACTACCCGTTAGCTTTGAGCTGGAAGCAGAACGGATGCAAAACCTGGCTATTGATGACAAGGAGTTCACTAAAGAAATTAAGGTGGTGATGGAGGAGCGTCGATTACGAACAACTGATAAACCCACCTCCCTTACCTATGAGCGGTTTCTCGCTACAGCTCACCAAACCAGTCCTTATAAAAATCCCATTGTTGGTTGGCAACGGGATTTAGATGCCATGACCAGCGAAGACATACGATACTGGTACCAACAATGGTATGCCCCCAATAATGCAATTGTCGTGGTAGTTGGCGATGTAAAACCGATAGCTGTACTAGATCTGGCCAGGAAATATTTTGGTCCGATTAAACCTAAACAGTTGCCTGTTATTAAACCCGTTTATGAACACAATACACCTGGTGAACGCCGACTGACTGTCAGCTTGCCTGCTCAACTTCCAGTATTAATGATGGGCTTTAATGTACCTGTCATGAAAACCACAAAAATAGAGTGGGAACCTTATGCTCTCCGGTTACTTTCAGCGATTCTAGATGGTGGCTATAGTGCTCGTATTCAAAAAAATATTGTCCGAGGTAATGAAGTTGCAGCTTTTGCTAGTGTCTCCTATAACGCTTTTACCCGCTCTGACTCATTATTTATGTTTAGTGGCTCACCTAACCGGCAAAAGCAAAAAGGTATCTCAGACTTAGAAGCGGCCTTATGGCAAGAAATAACAACTATACAACAAACTCCGCCTACAACAGCAGAACTTGACAGGATTGTTGCTCAGGTTATTTCCGAACTCGTCTATCAGCAAGATTCTATAAGAGCCCAGGCAAACCTTATTGGGGGATTGACAGTCATTGGCCTGGACTGGCAATTAATTGACCAAGACCTTGATAAACTCAAAGCCATTACACCCAAAAAAATCCAACAAGTCGCTAAAAAATACCTGGTAAAAGATCGCCTCACTGTAGCGGAACTGAAACCTAAAGGACTGCACCTAAAATGATGTATTTATTAAAAAATCAAAAGCATAAACGGAAAGTTTTATGGGGCATTATCTTTATTTTACCCATAATTATCCTAGCTTTACATAAAACAGGTTACGAAGAAGCCAGCGCAACATTAATTGGCGCACCAGCATCTCACGTAAAAAAAACAGCTACAAAAGAAAAAGAGCCAGAAGAAGAAAGCCAAACAGCCAGCAAAGTCAATTCCACTAGTCACCCTCAAAAACAAGGGCAAGGGCAAGGGCAAGAACAGCCAATACAACAACCTGCCGTTACACAAACACCAATTACTGAACAGCCTCCAAAAGTACTTCCACCTAAACAGCCTACTGAAACACCTGTAGTTAACTTAACTGAGCCTGATACACAACAAAAACAAACGGCAACACCTGATATGGATAAAGAGGGCCAGCCTATTATCCAAGCAGATCAACAACAACCCGTTTCTTCTAAACCAGTAATAACAGTCACTACTGCCCAGCCAAAAGATACCCCAAAAAAAACAGAAGCAAATTTACCGGCAAAAACAGAACCTGAAAAAGCCATTACTACAGAGGCTATTAATCAAACAAACATCTCTCAAACACCACAGCCAATAGTTGAAGAACAAAAACCAGGAAAACAACAGTTAACAACAGAATCTGTCACTGTAGATAAGTCAGTTAGTAAAGACCTTCCTGAATCAGAACCGCCAGTAATTCCTGAAAAACCAGCTCAACCATCACCAACACCCATTTCAGTAACCCAACCATCCAAACCAGAGCCAGATCAAAAATCAGAACCAAAACCTGAGACTACAAAGCCCATAGTTAAAGCCCCAGAGCAAGTCACTAAATCAAAGCCCGACAATAAAAAAGTTCCACCTGCGCCTAAGTTAACTGAAGTGCAAAAACCTTTAGTTAAAGAAGCCCCACAAACAACATCAGAATCAACCAAGCCCAGTGAACCAGTAAAAAAAATGGTTGACCCACGTTTCGAGTCACTGGAAGTACTGGTTAGTAAAGATCTTCCCAAAAGAAAAATTTCAATCCAACAGTGGCAAACAGATAAAGGTGCTCAGGTTTATTTTGTGGCTGCACCAGAAATTCCCATGTTAGATATACGACTGGTGTTTGATGCAGGCTCAGCAAGAGATGCTTATATACCTGGTTTAGCTTACTTAACCAACGGTATGTTAGGAGAAGGAACTAAAAACCTTAACAGCAACCAAATTGC
It encodes:
- the ftsY gene encoding signal recognition particle-docking protein FtsY yields the protein MFGSRKGKKTTSNSAASPDEQTVNTDQEKPKKRFWQFGRKHKQEATAEQVEAKAEQANEQPTTVEQTVTSNDASTVVENAETHLPVDDKSTVEAVQAAESLAKQAATATETIETNAAEPIEQPSTQAQPNTVNQDVAPASLQQTATATEKVTVSPTEPSIAEALAAKTTEEQAKPKKAGFFSRMKKGLSKTRSSFVEGVTTLFIGKKEIDDDLLEELETQLLMADVGIAATTEIVEGLTQRIKYKELDDADALLNALKKELRTQLEPSNEQLVIDESKQPYVILVVGVNGVGKTTTIGKLAKRLQLEDKKVMLAAGDTFRAAAVEQLQVWGDRNEIPVIAQHTGADSASVIYDAVEAAKARNVDVLIADTAGRLHNKDNLMEELKKVKRVIQKLDGTAPHEVMLVVDACTGQNALSQAKQFNQWIDLTGMVLTKLDGTAKGGIVFALAQEMKLPIRFVGVGEQIDDLRPFNADEFVDALFDMEKLA
- a CDS encoding M16 family metallopeptidase; the protein is MNWHPLNTLMTVVWLSLLATLSYAKPTITHEFKLENGLKLIVREDHRAPVVVSMVWYKVGGSYEPLGLTGVSHVLEHMMFKDTKKLKTGEFSRIMARIGAQDNAFTSKDATSYHQMLSAERLPVSFELEAERMQNLAIDDKEFTKEIKVVMEERRLRTTDKPTSLTYERFLATAHQTSPYKNPIVGWQRDLDAMTSEDIRYWYQQWYAPNNAIVVVVGDVKPIAVLDLARKYFGPIKPKQLPVIKPVYEHNTPGERRLTVSLPAQLPVLMMGFNVPVMKTTKIEWEPYALRLLSAILDGGYSARIQKNIVRGNEVAAFASVSYNAFTRSDSLFMFSGSPNRQKQKGISDLEAALWQEITTIQQTPPTTAELDRIVAQVISELVYQQDSIRAQANLIGGLTVIGLDWQLIDQDLDKLKAITPKKIQQVAKKYLVKDRLTVAELKPKGLHLK
- a CDS encoding M16 family metallopeptidase; the protein is MMYLLKNQKHKRKVLWGIIFILPIIILALHKTGYEEASATLIGAPASHVKKTATKEKEPEEESQTASKVNSTSHPQKQGQGQGQEQPIQQPAVTQTPITEQPPKVLPPKQPTETPVVNLTEPDTQQKQTATPDMDKEGQPIIQADQQQPVSSKPVITVTTAQPKDTPKKTEANLPAKTEPEKAITTEAINQTNISQTPQPIVEEQKPGKQQLTTESVTVDKSVSKDLPESEPPVIPEKPAQPSPTPISVTQPSKPEPDQKSEPKPETTKPIVKAPEQVTKSKPDNKKVPPAPKLTEVQKPLVKEAPQTTSESTKPSEPVKKMVDPRFESLEVLVSKDLPKRKISIQQWQTDKGAQVYFVAAPEIPMLDIRLVFDAGSARDAYIPGLAYLTNGMLGEGTKNLNSNQIAEQFESLGAKFSNGSYRDMATASLRTLTDEKYLKPAVKLFTEVVTDMNFPDDAVNRVKNQILSSLQYIKQQPGKLAEQAFYANLYGEHPYSTPKEGTDKSIPSIKKNHLITFYKEYYVAKNLIIAMVGDISQQQAKQIANQITQPMHSGGHAEPLIKPIKTKQLSNQVAFPSSQTHVYMGALGLKKGNPDYPAIFIGNHILGGSGFGSRLFENVREKQGLAYSVGSGFILMRAAGPFLISLQTKAEQTTQALAIVKKTIDDFIKKGPTEKELSDAKQNILGSFPLSYASNGDIVGQLGSIGFYQLPLTYLDDFVASIQKVTVQDIKQAFAKYVDPENMLVITVGPKS